One Bos javanicus breed banteng chromosome 9, ARS-OSU_banteng_1.0, whole genome shotgun sequence DNA window includes the following coding sequences:
- the LOC133254413 gene encoding large ribosomal subunit protein eL37-like — MTKGTSSFGKRRNKTHTLCRRYGSKAYHLQKSTCGKCGYPAKRKRKYNWSAKAKRRNTTGTGRMRHLKIVYRRFRHGFREGTTPKPKRAAVAASSSS; from the coding sequence ATGACGAAGGGAACGTCATCGTTTGGAAAGCGTCGGAATAAGACGCACACGCTGTGCCGCCGCTATGGCTCTAAGGCCTACCACCTTCAGAAGTCGACCTGTGGCAAGTGTGGCTACCCTGCGAAGCGAAAGAGAAAGTATAATTGGAGTGCTAAAGCTAAAAGACGAAATACCACCGGGACTGGTAGAATGAGGCACCTAAAAATTGTATACCGCAGATTCAGGCATGGATTCCGTGAAGGAACAACACCTAAACCCAAGCGAGCGGCTGTTGCAGCGTCCAGTTCATCTTAA